A single window of Rickettsiella endosymbiont of Dermanyssus gallinae DNA harbors:
- a CDS encoding IS630 family transposase produces the protein MIRVKVNEEEKASLNRLRRIQKSSQGERASYVLLSHAGKSVSEIANHVSRNEHTIRLWLKRYIREGISGLETRNKSGRPATKAPLLEAQLLELLDKTPQVHGYQEAGWQINLLRDWFEKRGLSVCENTLVKSLNKLGFVYKRFSKTVPKNTLSASEKKAGVGKLILEIKNKAQKEAIEIFFVDESHFSNQPYVSRGWFKRGEKK, from the coding sequence ATGATAAGAGTGAAAGTTAATGAAGAAGAAAAAGCATCGTTAAATCGCTTACGACGTATTCAAAAATCAAGCCAAGGCGAACGAGCCTCCTACGTATTGTTATCTCATGCAGGAAAATCGGTTTCAGAAATAGCAAACCATGTCAGTCGTAATGAACACACGATAAGACTATGGCTGAAGCGTTATATCCGAGAAGGAATATCCGGATTGGAGACTCGAAACAAATCTGGACGTCCAGCAACGAAAGCACCCCTACTGGAAGCACAACTTCTGGAATTGTTAGACAAGACCCCTCAAGTGCATGGTTACCAAGAAGCAGGCTGGCAAATTAATCTACTACGAGATTGGTTTGAAAAACGAGGCTTATCAGTCTGTGAGAATACGCTAGTAAAATCCCTTAATAAACTAGGGTTTGTGTATAAACGTTTTTCGAAAACAGTGCCCAAAAACACACTGTCTGCTTCTGAAAAAAAAGCAGGTGTGGGAAAACTGATATTGGAGATAAAAAATAAGGCACAGAAAGAAGCTATTGAGATATTTTTTGTCGATGAATCCCATTTTTCCAATCAACCTTATGTGAGTCGTGGTTGGTTTAAGCGTGGTGAAAAAAAGTAG
- a CDS encoding IS630 family transposase, producing the protein MKNRLSKTIFGALNLRTSRFYWKQADTGNSQQFIMFLHQLHQANPGKKLMLILDNGSIHKSKKVQAFIKKHHWVELLFLPPYSPEYNPIERFWHWLKHKVYACKSFTKMDDLIQQIRKLVWHFHEQRLVSIPRFNFQAYADLL; encoded by the coding sequence ATTAAAAATAGATTAAGCAAAACAATTTTTGGTGCATTAAACCTACGAACAAGCCGATTTTATTGGAAGCAAGCAGATACGGGAAATAGCCAACAATTCATTATGTTTTTGCATCAGCTACATCAAGCTAATCCGGGCAAAAAATTAATGCTTATCCTCGATAATGGGTCGATACATAAAAGCAAAAAAGTACAGGCATTTATCAAAAAGCATCACTGGGTTGAGCTGCTTTTTCTCCCGCCTTATTCGCCTGAATATAATCCAATAGAACGTTTTTGGCATTGGTTAAAACACAAAGTTTATGCTTGCAAATCCTTTACGAAAATGGATGACCTCATACAACAAATACGTAAATTAGTCTGGCATTTTCATGAGCAGAGACTCGTATCAATACCTAGGTTTAATTTTCAAGCTTATGCTGATTTATTATAG
- a CDS encoding DUF5681 domain-containing protein: protein MKYQPGQSGNPKGKPKGTLNKKTRWLQLLESHADKLVEQAIELAESGDANTLRFCLERLIPKAKDRPVNLTLPKELDKSGALLEAGNAILRDVVKQEITPDQAKSLMSVLAAYRDTSLMEKLSQEISELKATLKNQEKEQF, encoded by the coding sequence ATGAAATATCAACCAGGCCAAAGCGGTAATCCCAAAGGCAAACCGAAGGGAACGTTAAACAAAAAGACACGATGGTTGCAATTACTTGAGTCTCATGCGGATAAGCTGGTAGAGCAAGCGATTGAATTAGCAGAATCAGGTGATGCTAATACCTTACGTTTTTGCTTGGAACGATTAATTCCTAAAGCCAAAGATAGACCCGTTAACCTAACGTTACCTAAGGAGCTGGATAAGTCAGGCGCTTTACTGGAAGCAGGTAACGCTATTTTAAGGGATGTGGTTAAACAAGAAATAACCCCCGACCAGGCCAAATCACTAATGAGTGTCCTGGCAGCCTATCGAGATACTAGTTTAATGGAAAAACTAAGCCAGGAAATTAGCGAACTCAAAGCAACGCTAAAAAATCAGGAAAAAGAACAATTTTAG
- a CDS encoding DUF927 domain-containing protein, with translation MSNLPTQEIVQGLINKFAKNELKDAFKDYKHTGTHVYYDKDETVALLKIRLKNLTSGEKWIRPFRYDSERKNYTIGEPKFDQGKPLYRLSELIKRTDETIWFCEGESCVEAMESYGLLATTSGSANSVNTTDFFPLANRKVNFFCDYDEAGIKYRENVTARLQALGCTIRWVNVEQLHLPKGGDFIDWMEAKGSITKEDIPQLPLIDAPPLEDTPVSFCPFDVRDDGVFYCKAGDTTIWLCSKLEITALSRDPNNENWGRVLEFNDADGHLHHWVMPDTFLKGNGELAITELLRLGLTIHPGLKQKRYLLEYLATTFVETKVRCIDHTGWYKQSFILPNKIYYPPLENQEPLKYRGDCTLHNYSYSGTLDEWTYNISKYCSGNSRLMFAVALAFAGPLVGLLGLESGGFHLVGESSIGKSTALAVAASVYSGKNYVRTLRTTDNGLEGLAAQHNHALLILDELSQLNSRIAGDVFYMLANGQGKARAFRTGQARNIATWCLLFLTSGELSLRAHLESAGQTIKAGQEIRSINISADAGEGYGIFEDLHGHKDGSSLSNYLKEQCQRSYGSAIDAFLTYLVKTDKEKILKERNEIAQKFLTRIKGDNAHGQVKRVVERFALVAAAGELAIKWGIVDWEVGTCIESTFTCFESWINDHREGGMSSSEEEKIVEQVRYFFESQSSRFDSFMVQSSFKGNRAGFRSEAQQGNAAGDYYVFTTTFKKEICKNYEPRLVATILNKKGLLYLPKRGNDMSVSIRVPAANNKQFRLYHFPAQIVEAREEEKKQG, from the coding sequence ATGAGTAACTTACCAACACAAGAAATTGTCCAAGGCTTAATTAATAAGTTTGCAAAAAATGAACTAAAGGACGCATTCAAAGATTATAAACATACGGGTACACATGTTTATTATGATAAAGATGAAACAGTTGCATTGTTAAAGATTCGTCTAAAGAACCTTACCTCGGGTGAAAAGTGGATAAGGCCTTTTCGCTATGATAGCGAACGAAAAAATTATACCATAGGAGAACCTAAATTCGATCAAGGCAAGCCATTATATCGCTTGTCTGAGCTAATTAAGCGCACCGATGAAACTATTTGGTTCTGTGAAGGAGAAAGTTGCGTAGAAGCGATGGAAAGCTACGGATTATTAGCGACAACATCTGGTTCTGCCAATTCAGTCAATACGACTGATTTCTTCCCGTTAGCTAATCGTAAAGTAAATTTTTTCTGTGACTATGATGAGGCTGGCATTAAGTATCGGGAAAATGTCACGGCTAGGTTACAAGCATTAGGCTGTACGATTCGTTGGGTTAATGTTGAACAATTACATCTTCCGAAAGGCGGTGATTTTATTGACTGGATGGAAGCAAAAGGTAGCATTACAAAAGAAGATATTCCACAATTACCTTTAATTGATGCGCCTCCTTTAGAAGATACACCAGTTTCTTTTTGCCCTTTTGATGTTAGGGATGACGGTGTATTTTACTGCAAAGCAGGCGATACAACTATCTGGCTTTGCTCAAAATTGGAAATAACCGCATTAAGTCGTGATCCGAATAATGAGAACTGGGGGCGAGTTTTAGAATTTAATGATGCTGACGGACACTTGCATCACTGGGTTATGCCAGACACTTTTTTAAAAGGAAATGGAGAGCTAGCAATAACCGAGTTATTACGTCTAGGTCTGACTATTCATCCTGGCTTAAAGCAAAAAAGATATCTTCTCGAATATCTTGCTACAACATTCGTGGAAACTAAAGTACGTTGTATAGACCATACCGGATGGTATAAACAATCATTTATATTGCCAAATAAGATCTATTATCCGCCTTTAGAAAATCAAGAACCCTTGAAGTATCGTGGTGATTGTACCCTACACAATTACAGTTATTCAGGCACATTAGATGAATGGACTTACAATATCTCTAAATATTGTTCAGGTAATTCACGATTGATGTTTGCGGTAGCGCTGGCGTTTGCCGGTCCGCTTGTCGGCTTATTGGGGCTAGAAAGTGGTGGCTTTCATCTTGTCGGAGAAAGTAGCATAGGCAAAAGTACCGCTTTAGCTGTGGCCGCTTCGGTTTATAGCGGTAAAAACTATGTTCGTACGTTGCGCACCACCGATAATGGTTTGGAAGGATTGGCTGCGCAGCATAATCATGCGTTACTTATCTTAGATGAATTATCGCAGCTTAATTCGCGCATTGCGGGTGATGTGTTTTATATGTTAGCAAATGGTCAAGGCAAAGCGCGTGCGTTTAGAACAGGGCAAGCCAGGAACATAGCGACCTGGTGTTTACTTTTTTTAACCAGCGGTGAACTGTCATTACGGGCTCACTTAGAATCAGCAGGACAAACCATTAAAGCGGGTCAGGAAATTCGCTCAATCAACATTTCGGCTGATGCGGGTGAAGGTTATGGGATATTTGAAGACTTGCACGGTCATAAAGATGGTTCGAGTCTATCGAATTATCTTAAGGAACAGTGCCAACGTTCTTATGGCAGCGCTATTGATGCTTTCTTAACATATTTAGTGAAGACAGATAAAGAAAAGATTCTAAAGGAACGAAATGAGATAGCGCAGAAATTTCTAACTCGCATCAAGGGTGATAATGCACACGGACAAGTTAAACGCGTGGTAGAACGATTTGCTTTGGTAGCTGCGGCAGGTGAATTGGCGATAAAATGGGGTATTGTAGACTGGGAAGTAGGCACTTGTATTGAGTCCACGTTTACATGCTTTGAATCATGGATAAACGATCATCGGGAAGGCGGTATGAGCTCTTCTGAAGAAGAAAAAATAGTAGAGCAAGTCCGTTACTTCTTTGAATCGCAGTCATCCCGTTTTGATTCGTTTATGGTTCAATCATCCTTCAAAGGTAATCGGGCGGGCTTTAGAAGTGAGGCGCAACAGGGAAATGCCGCAGGCGATTATTACGTTTTTACGACGACTTTTAAAAAGGAAATTTGTAAAAATTATGAGCCTCGGTTAGTAGCAACCATTTTAAATAAAAAAGGTCTTTTGTATCTCCCGAAGAGAGGAAATGATATGAGCGTATCGATACGTGTGCCGGCAGCTAATAATAAACAGTTTCGCTTATATCATTTTCCTGCCCAAATTGTTGAAGCGAGAGAAGAGGAGAAAAAGCAGGGATAG
- a CDS encoding CHC2 zinc finger domain-containing protein, producing the protein MSTNNIGLSTRNTQPYKKHQTYHVTPKGLIAPLTYKKRRRKFDRNLLPNPRVYYAGVLKKFHPRKEQATALCPFHSDKSPSFSVNLQTGTFFCFSCGSRGGNVLDFHIRLRGIEFIDAVTELGAWKYE; encoded by the coding sequence ATGTCTACTAATAACATAGGACTGAGTACTCGCAATACTCAGCCCTACAAGAAACATCAAACATACCATGTTACCCCAAAAGGCCTTATAGCACCACTTACGTATAAAAAAAGAAGGCGGAAGTTTGATCGAAATTTACTACCTAACCCTCGCGTGTATTACGCGGGGGTGTTAAAGAAATTTCATCCTCGAAAAGAACAAGCCACTGCCCTTTGTCCATTTCACAGCGACAAAAGCCCTTCTTTCTCCGTTAACTTACAGACAGGGACATTTTTCTGTTTCAGTTGTGGCTCAAGAGGCGGAAATGTTCTCGATTTTCACATTCGCTTGCGCGGAATTGAGTTTATTGACGCTGTTACTGAATTGGGGGCATGGAAGTATGAGTAA
- a CDS encoding tyrosine-type recombinase/integrase yields the protein MANIEKRITQDGKISFRVKVRLKGFPTQTATFQRLTDARKWVQQTEASLREGRHFKTTEAKRHTLAEAIDRYIHKVLPTQSKKEKNQLTQLKYWKEILGTYTLAEITPSLLAEQRDRLLEEKTKRKELRTPATVNRYLAALSHVFTVAIKEWSWVEENPLLKITKPKEPRGRVRFLSDEERPRLLEACKASDSKILYTVVVLALSTGARRMELLGLSWKDIDLLRGVIILHETKNGDRRVLTLSGHALELMKQHEKTRDLNCVLVFPGKNLKNPIDIRSPWETALKRAGITNFRFHDLRHSTASYLAMNGASLSEISEVLGHKTLQMVKRYAHLSEAHTSKVVAKMNEKIFG from the coding sequence ATGGCTAACATTGAAAAACGAATTACTCAAGATGGAAAAATCAGTTTTCGAGTCAAGGTTAGGCTTAAAGGTTTTCCTACACAAACCGCTACTTTTCAACGTTTAACCGATGCCCGTAAATGGGTACAGCAAACAGAAGCTTCGTTGCGAGAAGGCCGACATTTCAAAACCACTGAGGCCAAACGCCACACTTTAGCTGAAGCCATAGATCGTTATATTCATAAAGTATTACCCACACAATCTAAAAAAGAAAAAAATCAATTAACACAATTGAAATACTGGAAAGAAATCTTAGGGACTTATACGCTTGCCGAAATAACACCCTCTTTATTAGCAGAACAGCGTGATAGGTTACTTGAAGAAAAAACCAAACGTAAAGAACTACGTACACCGGCTACCGTTAATCGTTACCTAGCTGCATTAAGTCATGTCTTTACTGTCGCTATAAAGGAGTGGTCTTGGGTAGAGGAGAATCCTTTGCTCAAAATCACTAAGCCCAAAGAACCTCGTGGACGTGTGCGTTTTTTATCTGATGAAGAACGCCCCCGCTTATTAGAAGCTTGCAAAGCAAGTGATAGCAAAATTCTTTACACCGTGGTGGTATTAGCACTTTCTACAGGCGCTAGGCGTATGGAGCTTTTAGGTTTGAGCTGGAAAGATATTGATTTGCTACGTGGCGTCATTATCTTACATGAAACTAAAAACGGAGATCGTCGCGTACTCACCTTAAGCGGTCATGCTTTGGAGCTAATGAAACAGCATGAAAAAACACGTGACTTAAATTGTGTTCTTGTTTTTCCTGGCAAGAATCTGAAAAACCCGATTGATATTCGTTCTCCTTGGGAAACCGCTTTAAAACGTGCGGGCATTACTAATTTTCGCTTCCATGACCTCCGTCACAGCACAGCCTCTTATCTCGCCATGAATGGTGCTAGCTTATCAGAAATTTCTGAAGTATTAGGCCATAAAACTTTACAGATGGTAAAACGCTACGCACATTTATCTGAAGCTCATACCAGCAAAGTCGTTGCCAAGATGAATGAGAAAATTTTTGGCTAA
- a CDS encoding tyrosine-type recombinase/integrase, protein MHDRLKADLWRQRKLGEKPEKLWQEAVVKWLKVSAHKRSLKNDIQQLNWVEPHLKNKKLSEITSEMIEEIAEKKEKTEVSAATVNRLLALLRSILRKAEQEWKWIDKAPEVSMRYEGEERERWLTKEEAKKLLQELPTHLADLAAFSLATGLRQANVLRLRWKNVNLDERHASIPAKESKSKVSIAVPLNSDAISILRKQLFKHDEFVFTYKGNPIRQCNTKAWRKALKRVGIEDFRWHDLRHTWASWHVQNGTSLYDLQKLGGWSSLDMVGRYAHLSSSHLRNAAERVAGTKLVHQS, encoded by the coding sequence TTGCATGATCGATTAAAAGCCGATCTATGGCGTCAACGCAAATTAGGTGAAAAACCAGAGAAACTATGGCAAGAGGCCGTTGTTAAATGGTTAAAGGTATCAGCCCATAAACGAAGTTTAAAGAACGATATACAGCAATTGAATTGGGTTGAACCTCACCTAAAGAATAAAAAGCTCAGTGAAATAACAAGTGAAATGATTGAAGAAATAGCCGAAAAAAAAGAAAAAACCGAAGTATCTGCTGCTACCGTTAATCGGTTACTAGCACTTTTACGGTCAATTCTCAGAAAAGCAGAACAAGAATGGAAATGGATTGATAAAGCGCCTGAAGTTTCTATGCGTTATGAAGGTGAAGAACGTGAACGCTGGCTAACGAAAGAAGAAGCTAAAAAGCTATTACAGGAGCTTCCTACACATTTGGCTGACTTAGCTGCGTTTTCCCTAGCCACGGGCTTAAGACAAGCCAATGTATTAAGGTTGCGATGGAAAAACGTTAATTTAGACGAGCGACACGCTTCTATTCCTGCAAAAGAATCTAAAAGCAAAGTATCTATTGCCGTTCCTCTAAATTCTGATGCTATTTCTATTTTAAGAAAGCAATTATTTAAGCATGATGAATTTGTATTTACTTATAAAGGAAATCCTATAAGACAGTGTAATACTAAAGCTTGGCGTAAAGCCCTAAAGCGAGTGGGGATCGAAGATTTCCGTTGGCATGATTTACGTCATACCTGGGCATCATGGCATGTGCAAAATGGAACTTCATTATATGATTTGCAGAAACTGGGTGGTTGGTCTTCCCTAGATATGGTTGGACGCTACGCTCATTTAAGCAGCTCTCATTTACGAAATGCCGCAGAGCGGGTAGCTGGTACAAAACTGGTACATCAATCATGA
- a CDS encoding helix-turn-helix domain-containing protein, whose amino-acid sequence MKTFDLEEAAQFLKMNPEGLRRLVANGKIPAAKPGKRWCFLEEDLANYIRSLYDQPCKIPQGVSNKRREKLWHSVNAITSGGSDFVKMEREYNYLLGRQTKQRRKNCMID is encoded by the coding sequence ATGAAAACCTTTGATCTTGAGGAAGCGGCTCAGTTTCTAAAGATGAACCCAGAAGGACTTAGAAGATTGGTAGCTAATGGGAAAATCCCAGCAGCAAAGCCAGGTAAACGCTGGTGCTTCCTAGAAGAAGACCTTGCTAATTACATTCGTTCACTTTACGATCAACCCTGCAAAATACCGCAGGGTGTCTCTAACAAGAGGAGAGAAAAATTATGGCACTCTGTAAACGCAATAACATCTGGTGGATCAGATTTTGTCAAAATGGAAAGAGAATACAACTATCTACTGGGACGGCAAACAAAGCAGCGGCGCAAGAATTGCATGATCGATTAA
- a CDS encoding helix-turn-helix domain-containing protein translates to MEHDVFELFLRECKTQEKAADILKVSQSYISKMRSGERKICFDLAKKITDYLQKKLDVVISPEKLISRIEKNKKELSNSTLFYNIPIKFSPINLEIIKTSFDKNCPQSNEKIDLERFIIVDEFYYLISDEETYFHYLNSNKKIVKGCKICLQKLINMGLDKSIIAYISNTFDLIERTKIAQRVEGLAGNRRGKPLKKGLNVDNLPHLVLPRGVKTRDFAADLCGLGEGTYRKLKKIIEHDDEGLIDQVRCEEITPHAAYQKILTIEPKPSFSFPSSFNR, encoded by the coding sequence ATGGAGCATGATGTTTTTGAACTTTTCTTAAGAGAATGCAAAACACAAGAAAAAGCGGCTGATATTCTCAAGGTTTCTCAATCTTATATCAGTAAAATGCGTAGTGGTGAAAGAAAAATTTGCTTTGATCTTGCAAAAAAAATTACTGATTACTTACAAAAGAAATTAGATGTAGTAATTTCTCCTGAAAAATTGATTTCTCGTATTGAAAAAAATAAAAAAGAACTTTCTAATTCTACCTTATTCTATAATATTCCGATTAAATTTAGTCCTATCAATTTAGAAATAATAAAAACATCGTTTGATAAAAATTGTCCTCAAAGTAATGAAAAAATAGACCTAGAGAGATTTATTATTGTTGATGAGTTTTATTATTTAATTTCAGATGAAGAAACTTATTTTCATTATTTAAATTCAAATAAGAAAATAGTTAAGGGATGTAAAATTTGTTTACAAAAATTAATCAATATGGGATTAGATAAATCTATTATTGCATATATTTCTAATACATTTGATCTAATAGAGCGTACAAAAATTGCACAAAGGGTTGAGGGTTTAGCGGGGAATCGACGTGGAAAACCACTTAAAAAAGGTCTTAATGTGGATAATTTACCACATTTGGTACTTCCAAGAGGGGTAAAGACACGAGACTTTGCTGCTGACCTTTGTGGTCTCGGTGAAGGTACCTATCGAAAACTTAAAAAAATCATCGAACACGATGACGAAGGATTGATTGATCAAGTTCGATGCGAAGAAATCACCCCCCATGCCGCCTATCAAAAAATCCTAACAATAGAACCCAAACCTTCTTTTTCATTCCCTTCATCTTTTAACCGTTAA